The Hymenobacter sp. GOD-10R genome includes a window with the following:
- the gpmA gene encoding 2,3-diphosphoglycerate-dependent phosphoglycerate mutase: MEKLVLLRHGQSVWNLENRFTGWTDVDLSAEGAQQAAHAGELLKKNGYTFDIGFTSVLKRSIKTMHTALEAMDLLWIPVQKSWRLNERFYGALQGLNKDEVTAQYGEEQVLKWRRSPQEHPPAIDPNDPRFPGHDIRYQHLTQRELPLTENLSETLTRVMPFWTEHIMASIRKQQKVIVCAHGNSIRSLVQYIDHLSDEEVTQLDIPTGVPLVYELDDNFNRIRHYYLE; encoded by the coding sequence ATGGAGAAATTAGTGCTACTGCGCCACGGCCAAAGCGTATGGAACCTGGAAAACCGCTTCACCGGCTGGACAGATGTTGACCTTTCCGCGGAAGGCGCCCAGCAAGCAGCCCATGCCGGAGAGTTGCTCAAGAAGAACGGCTATACCTTTGACATCGGCTTTACTTCTGTGCTGAAGCGGTCTATCAAAACCATGCACACCGCTTTGGAAGCCATGGATTTGCTCTGGATTCCGGTGCAGAAATCGTGGCGCCTCAATGAGCGATTTTACGGCGCCTTGCAGGGCCTAAACAAAGACGAAGTAACGGCGCAGTACGGGGAAGAGCAGGTGCTAAAATGGCGGCGCAGCCCGCAAGAGCATCCGCCGGCTATTGACCCCAACGATCCGCGCTTTCCCGGCCATGACATCCGCTACCAGCACTTAACGCAACGCGAACTGCCCCTAACCGAAAACCTCAGCGAGACCCTAACGCGGGTAATGCCCTTCTGGACGGAGCACATTATGGCTTCCATCCGCAAGCAGCAGAAGGTGATTGTGTGTGCCCACGGTAATAGTATACGGTCTTTGGTGCAGTACATCGACCACCTCTCCGACGAAGAAGTAACCCAGCTAGATATTCCCACGGGAGTGCCGCTCGTGTATGAGTTAGATGACAACTTCAACAGAATCAGACACTATTATCTAGAGTAG